From a single Schistosoma mansoni strain Puerto Rico chromosome 4, complete genome genomic region:
- a CDS encoding putative alkaline phosphatase, with protein MLPTVLSTASKPLLFFIAVILSLYKIECKSSLLNVADPETWKKSADERFNKFEKSLSYLLLKRPKNVILFIGDGMSLNTVTGARYLKAEKMDFLGGDVQLVWENWPVASLVRTFNSDRLTTDSGSAATAFMSGVKGPFNTVGITGTVKCCECTELKELERAKSSIMYASKAGFSTGIVTTTRVTHATPAAAYANMLHRDWESKVPSNEHAFHCTDAAAQLLTNASHVNVIMGGGASEFYGPSDNTTFNVKGKRSDSRNLLNEWQEIQTKMNHKHVLLHTNNEFKQTDWSSVDYVLGLFAPNHLAYRLENQDQPTLAEMTEAAIKVLSRNPKGFLLLVEGGRIDHGNHQNQAQYALTETLELEKAVEKALSLVDQQETLLLVTADHSHAYGVVGHPTRNISVLDVDNTAKVSSDFAPFVSI; from the exons ATGCTTCCAACTGTCTTATCGACAGCTTCAAAAcccttattatttttcatagcaGTCATACTATCACTGTATAAAATTGAGTGCAAATCGTCCTTATTGAATGTAGCAGATCCTGAAACTTGGAAGAAATCAGCAGATGAGAGATTTAATAAGTTTGAAAAATCATTATCTTACTTATTACTCAAACGACCAAAAAATGTCATCTTATTTATTGGTGATGGTATGAGCTTGAACACTGTTACTGGAGCAAGATATTTGAAAGCGGAGAAGATGGATTTTTTAGGTGGTGATGTACAACTAGTATGGGAGAACTGGCCTGTTGCATCACTTGTCCGTACATTCAACTCAGATAGACTCACAACAGATTCAGGTTCTGCAGCGACTGCCTTTATGTCAG gTGTGAAAGGGCCATTTAATACCGTTGGTATTACGGGAACAGTGAAGTGCTGTGAATGTACTGAGTTAAAAGAATTGGAAAGGGCGAAATCTTCTATCATGTACGCCTCTAAAGCAGGATTTTCTACTGGAATAGTTACAACTACGAGAGTTACTCATGCAACACCCGCAGCAGCATATGCAAATATGTTACATCGAGATTGGGAGTCAAAAGT TCCATCAAACGAGCACGCATTCCACTGCACAGACGCCGCTGCACAACTACTAACTAACGCTTCTCATGTCAATGTCATAATGGGAGGAGGAGCAAGCGAATTCTATGGTCCATCAGACAATACCACTTTCAACGTGAAGGGGAAACGCTCTGATTCACGCAACCTCTTAAATGAATGGCAGGAAATACAGACCAAAATGAACCACAAGCATGTTCTCTTACATACAAACAATGAGTTTAAACAAACCGACTGGTCTTCGGTTGACTACGTTTTGG GTTTGTTTGCTCCGAACCATTTGGCTTACCGACTAGAAAATCAAGACCAACCAACTTTGGCAGAAATGACAGAAGCTGCTATCAAAGTACTTTCTCGCAATCCTAAAGGATTTCTTCTGTTAGTTGAAGGAGGCAGAATTGATCATGGGAATCACCAAAATCAAGCCCA ATACGCGTTAACTGAAACTTTGGAGTTGGAAAAAGCCGTCGAGAAAGCATTGTCACTTGTTGATCAACAAGAAACGTTACTATTAGTAACAGCTGATCATTCTCATGCATACGGAGTGGTCGGCCATCCGACAAGGAATATAAGTGTGCTAGATGTGGATAATACTGCAAAAGTAAGTAGTGATTTTGCTCCATTTGTAAGCATTTGA